In a genomic window of Pirellulaceae bacterium:
- a CDS encoding S-adenosylmethionine decarboxylase, whose translation MECWDCDTLILNDQTALDSLLQKSARAIGETAIDRVFHRFRPSGITGYLLTPKAQFTIHTWPEHAYASSDVQIACDGEYRLIEQQLRDGLRAKQSQVLEIKRGSSETQRIEAMDHRRVKSRTIDLRKSTLPKGMTLGHSPNRGLGLFASHDFSPGEIIHLPTGEQFEWDTELIIETDLGQSVHDADSLGYELDEVFVKNLPKRIRDAIAKHFELDNPTPAQTLNSITDAYQMGVVVFDYEGLMNHSSHPNTFLDWQNATLEFHQFNKPIWTVPSQVIRPIKAGEELFVDYQQTLYDFIPPSSWLA comes from the coding sequence ATGGAATGTTGGGACTGCGATACTCTCATCCTTAACGACCAAACGGCCCTTGATTCTCTTCTGCAAAAGTCAGCAAGGGCAATTGGTGAAACGGCGATCGACCGTGTTTTCCATCGTTTCCGTCCGAGCGGAATAACCGGCTATTTGCTAACACCCAAAGCACAATTCACCATCCACACCTGGCCCGAACATGCCTATGCCTCAAGCGATGTCCAGATCGCGTGCGATGGGGAATATCGTCTTATTGAACAGCAATTGCGTGATGGATTACGTGCCAAACAAAGCCAAGTCCTCGAGATTAAACGCGGATCGTCCGAAACACAAAGAATTGAAGCGATGGACCATCGACGGGTCAAATCAAGGACGATTGATCTCCGCAAAAGTACTTTACCCAAAGGCATGACCCTGGGGCACTCACCGAATCGCGGCCTTGGCTTGTTCGCCTCTCACGACTTTTCCCCTGGTGAAATCATCCATCTACCAACAGGAGAACAATTCGAGTGGGACACAGAACTAATCATCGAAACCGACCTTGGCCAAAGCGTTCACGACGCCGATTCATTGGGATATGAATTGGACGAGGTTTTTGTCAAGAATTTGCCGAAACGGATCCGCGACGCGATCGCAAAGCATTTTGAGCTCGATAATCCCACACCTGCCCAAACGCTCAACAGCATCACCGACGCCTACCAAATGGGAGTGGTCGTTTTCGACTATGAAGGCCTGATGAATCATTCTAGCCATCCAAACACGTTCTTAGATTGGCAAAACGCGACCCTCGAATTTCATCAATTCAACAAGCCAATTTGGACGGTACCCTCCCAGGTAATTCGCCCCATCAAGGCCGGTGAAGAGCTGTTTGTAGACTACCAACAAACCTTATACGATTTCATTCCACCAAGTAGCTGGCTGGCCTAA
- the speD gene encoding adenosylmethionine decarboxylase gives MNTSGTHLLIDMSGCNVGFLDHIDSMEPLLNEAIAAAGALIVKMKSYRQTPNGIRILAILQESHMSVYTIPDSNQVVADIYTCGDCDPHAAVQTLTNALHPSDTEIVELERGLSADRSARILGHRPITRVAVDCRKSHLPKTLYVDRSPGRGLGLFASKTLAPGETIYENQVELASLDTHFIMQTDAGESVLSADELGCELTIAELETFPPELLALLARHYKLSKPSSIILREHITHKRQHEVLVSGFDGLMNHSCKANTTMEWLPEGLSFQDGSPVFLTRQFATRTIQPGDELFWDYREIPGYIPPSDWIQ, from the coding sequence ATGAACACATCAGGAACCCATTTACTCATCGACATGTCCGGCTGCAATGTTGGATTTCTTGATCACATCGACAGCATGGAACCTTTGCTGAACGAAGCAATCGCGGCCGCCGGTGCATTGATCGTCAAGATGAAATCATATCGTCAGACTCCCAACGGAATTCGAATTCTTGCCATCCTTCAAGAATCACATATGTCCGTTTACACCATCCCCGATTCTAATCAAGTGGTCGCTGACATTTACACGTGTGGCGACTGTGATCCTCATGCGGCAGTTCAGACGTTAACCAACGCGCTTCATCCAAGCGACACAGAGATCGTCGAATTAGAACGAGGATTATCTGCAGATCGTTCTGCGCGAATTTTAGGGCATCGACCGATCACACGAGTTGCCGTGGATTGTCGAAAATCCCATTTACCAAAGACGTTATACGTCGATCGATCTCCTGGTCGCGGACTCGGCCTATTCGCCTCGAAAACTCTTGCGCCAGGAGAAACCATCTATGAAAATCAAGTCGAATTGGCGAGCTTGGACACTCATTTCATCATGCAAACGGATGCAGGTGAGTCAGTCCTTAGCGCTGACGAGCTTGGTTGCGAATTAACGATCGCGGAATTGGAGACATTCCCACCGGAACTTCTTGCCTTGCTTGCGCGGCACTACAAGCTTAGCAAACCCTCTTCCATTATCCTCCGAGAGCACATCACCCACAAACGTCAGCATGAAGTGTTGGTCTCAGGCTTCGACGGATTAATGAACCATTCCTGCAAGGCAAATACAACGATGGAATGGTTGCCCGAAGGGCTTTCCTTTCAGGATGGATCTCCCGTTTTTCTCACCCGACAATTCGCCACTCGCACGATTCAACCCGGCGATGAACTATTTTGGGACTACCGCGAGATACCTGGATATATTCCGCCAAGCGATTGGATCCAATGA